A stretch of the Pseudalkalibacillus hwajinpoensis genome encodes the following:
- a CDS encoding SulP family inorganic anion transporter: MNLSSIKQDWFGNVKNDTLAGIVVALALIPEAIAFSIIAGVDPMVGLYASFCIAVVISFVGGRPGMISAATGAMALLMVTLVADHGLQYLLAATILTGVIQFFLGVFKLARFMKFVPRSVMIGFVNSLAILIFTSQLPHFVGESWPMYLMVAGALAIIYIVPRFTKAVPSPLIAIIVITIVAITTSSGVRTVGDMGELTQALPLFLIPSIPLNFETLAIIFPYSMALAVVGLLETFLTAQIVDDLTDTDSNKNKEAKGQGMANVVAGFFGGMAGCAMIGQSVINVKSGGRGRLSTFVAGVFLMILILVLNDLLVKIPMAALVGVMIMVSIGTFDWSSIKNLHKMPRSDAAVMVVTVITVVTTHDLSKGVLAGVILSALFFASKISKVRVEEKIDEYAEKKIYHIHGQLFFASVTDFVNSFNYKEEGIKTVEIDLSDAHVWDDSGVGAVDKAIMKFRQNEIDVKVTGVNQESSQLIDRLAVYNK; this comes from the coding sequence TTGAACTTATCTTCTATTAAACAAGATTGGTTTGGCAATGTAAAAAACGATACCCTCGCCGGAATCGTTGTCGCACTTGCCTTAATACCAGAAGCGATTGCCTTTTCCATTATCGCAGGCGTAGATCCGATGGTTGGACTATACGCGAGCTTTTGTATCGCCGTAGTGATTTCATTTGTTGGCGGTAGACCAGGAATGATTTCTGCAGCAACAGGAGCCATGGCGCTTCTAATGGTGACACTTGTAGCGGATCATGGACTACAATATTTACTTGCAGCAACGATCTTAACAGGTGTTATTCAATTCTTCCTTGGCGTGTTTAAGCTTGCTCGCTTTATGAAGTTTGTGCCCCGCTCCGTTATGATTGGGTTTGTGAACTCACTTGCGATTCTTATTTTCACGTCTCAACTGCCGCATTTCGTTGGTGAATCATGGCCAATGTACTTGATGGTAGCAGGTGCTCTCGCGATTATTTATATTGTCCCACGTTTCACGAAAGCTGTTCCATCACCACTCATTGCGATCATTGTGATTACAATTGTAGCGATTACCACTAGTAGCGGCGTTCGAACGGTTGGTGATATGGGTGAATTAACACAAGCATTACCATTGTTCTTAATCCCTAGTATTCCATTGAACTTTGAAACATTAGCAATTATTTTCCCTTATTCAATGGCTCTAGCGGTTGTTGGTTTACTTGAGACATTCTTAACAGCACAAATCGTTGATGACTTAACAGATACAGACAGCAATAAGAATAAAGAAGCAAAAGGCCAGGGGATGGCGAACGTTGTAGCCGGATTTTTCGGAGGAATGGCTGGTTGTGCGATGATTGGACAATCCGTTATTAACGTGAAATCAGGTGGACGTGGACGCTTATCTACTTTCGTTGCCGGCGTTTTCTTAATGATTCTGATCTTAGTATTAAACGATTTACTCGTTAAAATACCTATGGCAGCTCTAGTTGGCGTTATGATTATGGTATCAATCGGAACATTCGATTGGTCATCCATTAAAAATCTTCATAAAATGCCGCGATCTGACGCAGCCGTGATGGTCGTCACCGTCATAACTGTTGTCACAACGCATGACTTATCAAAAGGTGTTCTTGCCGGTGTTATTCTAAGTGCTTTATTCTTCGCTTCTAAGATTTCAAAAGTACGCGTAGAAGAAAAGATCGACGAATATGCTGAGAAAAAGATCTATCACATTCATGGTCAGCTGTTCTTTGCATCTGTTACTGACTTTGTGAATAGCTTTAATTATAAAGAAGAAGGCATTAAAACGGTCGAGATTGATTTATCAGATGCTCACGTCTGGGATGACTCAGGTGTTGGTGCCGTTGATAAGGCCATCATGAAATTCAGACAGAACGAGATCGATGTGAAAGTGACTGGTGTTAACCAGGAAAGTTCACAGCTTATCGACCGCTTAGCTGTTTATAATAAATAA
- a CDS encoding helix-turn-helix domain-containing protein: MSQDNEHHDIMTISQVAKYFQISEMTTYKLVQDGKIPAFKIGSHWRIQKSDLTELIKKLKNGERI; the protein is encoded by the coding sequence ATGAGTCAGGATAATGAGCATCATGATATTATGACGATCTCTCAAGTGGCGAAATATTTTCAAATTAGTGAGATGACCACATATAAATTAGTTCAGGATGGCAAAATCCCGGCGTTTAAGATTGGCAGTCACTGGCGTATTCAAAAATCTGATCTTACTGAATTAATTAAAAAGCTTAAAAATGGTGAGCGAATATAA
- a CDS encoding sugar porter family MFS transporter encodes MNRNISKGWIFFFGALGGLLYGYDTGVISGALLFIKQDIPLSDFLQGVVVSSLLGGAIVGAGMSGYVSDRFGRRRVVFAIALIYMIGSLVLALSPNAVVLIIGRIILGLAVGGSTAIVPVYLSEMAPTRSRGALASLNQLMITIGIVLAYLINYAFAPIEGWRWMLGLASVPALVLMIGVLFMPESPRWLIKRNREEEARNVMALTREQSEIDEEMKQMKKIEETEESTWDVLKSKWIRPMLLVGSGIAIFQQLIGINAVIYYAPTIFTKAGLGDSASILGTLGIGIMNVLMTLVAIATIDKLGRKKLLLLGNIGMSLSLMILATILFTAELTTTIAWLTVVFLGLFIIFFSATWGPVVWVMLPELFPNKARGAATGFTTLLLSASNLVVSLFFPVLLSALGTAWVFVIFAIIGVLAFFFVMKYVPETKGRSLEDIENDLRGKA; translated from the coding sequence ATGAACAGAAACATTAGTAAGGGATGGATTTTTTTCTTCGGGGCTCTCGGAGGCTTACTGTACGGATATGACACAGGAGTTATTTCGGGTGCCTTATTATTTATTAAACAAGATATTCCACTATCCGACTTTCTACAAGGGGTTGTCGTTAGCTCATTATTAGGCGGTGCTATTGTAGGTGCAGGAATGAGTGGGTATGTATCTGATAGGTTTGGGCGCAGGCGGGTCGTTTTTGCAATCGCACTCATATACATGATTGGATCACTCGTCTTAGCTCTTTCTCCTAACGCAGTCGTTCTCATTATAGGCCGCATCATTCTTGGACTTGCTGTTGGTGGTTCAACAGCGATTGTACCTGTCTACTTATCAGAAATGGCTCCAACAAGGTCAAGGGGCGCACTAGCTTCGCTTAATCAGTTAATGATAACGATTGGAATTGTGCTCGCTTACCTCATTAACTATGCATTTGCACCAATTGAGGGATGGCGTTGGATGCTTGGTCTTGCTTCCGTTCCAGCGCTCGTATTAATGATCGGTGTTCTCTTTATGCCCGAAAGTCCTCGCTGGCTCATTAAGCGCAACCGTGAAGAAGAGGCAAGAAACGTGATGGCATTAACTCGAGAACAAAGTGAAATAGATGAAGAAATGAAGCAAATGAAAAAAATTGAGGAAACTGAAGAAAGCACGTGGGATGTACTTAAATCCAAATGGATACGCCCAATGCTTCTTGTCGGAAGCGGTATCGCCATCTTCCAGCAGCTTATTGGTATTAATGCGGTGATTTACTACGCACCAACCATTTTCACAAAAGCCGGACTTGGAGATTCAGCTTCTATCCTCGGAACGCTTGGAATAGGAATCATGAATGTGTTGATGACGCTTGTAGCCATCGCTACGATTGATAAGCTAGGTCGAAAAAAGCTGTTGCTACTAGGAAATATCGGGATGTCATTAAGCTTAATGATTCTTGCAACGATTCTCTTTACAGCAGAACTTACAACGACAATCGCCTGGCTAACCGTCGTCTTTCTTGGGCTCTTTATTATCTTTTTCTCCGCCACATGGGGGCCGGTTGTTTGGGTTATGCTACCAGAACTTTTCCCAAATAAAGCTCGAGGGGCTGCGACAGGATTTACAACACTTCTGCTATCAGCATCGAATTTAGTTGTTTCCTTATTCTTTCCTGTTCTACTCTCAGCGCTCGGAACAGCATGGGTATTCGTAATCTTTGCCATTATCGGTGTCCTTGCCTTTTTCTTTGTCATGAAATATGTACCAGAAACCAAAGGAAGAAGTCTTGAGGATATTGAAAATGACCTCCGAGGAAAAGCTTAA
- a CDS encoding TetR/AcrR family transcriptional regulator encodes MPKATFFNLKEEKKQILIDAAKKEFSRVSLYDASISNILKTAGIPRGSFYQYFEDKEDAFFYLLNEHARERHEHLIANLKKFEGDLFKAISEIFRSTLEHSEDTGQRDFIRNVLLNMNYKIENTFSQYLTEDVTNHRYDDIYDLVDHENLNVSSRKEVFHIMQILTAVTFHNLIHSISNNLSIPDAMAKYQTELRLLQSGLLRTPS; translated from the coding sequence GTGCCAAAAGCAACCTTTTTTAATTTGAAAGAAGAGAAAAAGCAAATACTAATTGATGCAGCAAAAAAAGAGTTTTCTAGAGTATCGCTCTATGATGCATCGATTTCAAATATCTTAAAAACTGCGGGTATACCAAGGGGAAGCTTTTATCAATATTTTGAGGATAAGGAAGATGCTTTCTTTTATTTATTAAATGAACATGCGAGAGAACGTCATGAACATTTAATTGCCAATCTAAAGAAGTTTGAAGGAGATCTCTTCAAAGCAATTAGTGAGATCTTTAGATCTACATTGGAGCATTCAGAGGATACTGGTCAGAGGGACTTTATTCGAAATGTACTGCTTAATATGAACTATAAGATTGAGAATACGTTCTCGCAGTATTTAACCGAGGATGTAACAAACCATCGCTATGATGACATTTATGACCTTGTTGATCATGAGAACTTAAATGTTTCAAGTAGGAAAGAGGTGTTTCATATTATGCAGATTTTAACAGCCGTTACGTTTCATAATTTGATTCACAGTATCTCTAATAACTTATCCATTCCAGATGCGATGGCAAAATACCAGACTGAGCTTAGACTTCTTCAATCCGGTCTACTTCGAACACCTTCCTGA
- a CDS encoding DHA2 family efflux MFS transporter permease subunit — protein sequence MNDTKQSSEAIGSFNKVPLLIVLLSGAFAAILNQTLLATALPHIMVDLDLEASTAQWLTSIFMLVNGVMIPITAFLIGKFTTRTLFLTAMGLFAVGTAICAVAPNFPLLMVGRIIQASGAGIIIPLMQTILFLIFPVEKRGTAMGMFGLVISFAPAIGPTLSGWLVEQYPWRSLFYVILPIVIIDFFIAYLILKNVTEQTNPKLDILSIVLSSLGFGGLLYGFSSAGTNGWGSEQVIIAMLIGSVTLCWFILRQLKLKQPVLQFRVFQYKLFTLTTVLGMVVFIAMIGAATVLPLLMQNMLGFTAFESGLMLLPGALIMGFMNPITGRIFDKFGAKWLAIIGLIIVTVTTFMFTNLTAETTFAYLAIVNAIRMFGVAMVMMPVTTAGLNQLPAHLIPHGTAMNNTMRQVSGAVGTALLVTVMSQAAQPSRGVEGLVHGVNVSFIVAGISAIIGLVLALFIRKPKATKEDSVQKSKVATEN from the coding sequence ATGAACGACACTAAACAATCATCAGAAGCAATCGGTTCTTTTAATAAAGTACCGCTCTTAATCGTCCTATTATCAGGTGCGTTTGCAGCGATTCTAAATCAAACGCTGCTTGCAACGGCATTGCCACATATCATGGTCGATCTTGACTTGGAGGCAAGTACAGCACAGTGGCTTACCTCTATTTTCATGCTAGTTAATGGCGTGATGATTCCAATTACAGCTTTTCTAATAGGTAAATTTACAACAAGAACACTATTCTTAACCGCGATGGGGCTATTTGCGGTTGGTACAGCTATTTGCGCCGTTGCCCCGAACTTTCCACTCTTGATGGTAGGGCGTATCATCCAGGCATCTGGTGCCGGGATTATCATTCCGCTTATGCAAACGATCCTCTTTTTAATTTTCCCTGTTGAAAAAAGGGGTACAGCGATGGGGATGTTTGGGCTTGTGATTTCCTTTGCACCAGCGATCGGGCCGACTTTATCAGGCTGGCTTGTGGAGCAATACCCGTGGAGAAGTTTGTTTTATGTGATCCTGCCGATCGTGATTATTGACTTCTTTATTGCGTATTTGATTTTGAAAAACGTGACAGAGCAAACGAATCCGAAGCTAGATATTCTATCGATCGTTCTTTCATCGTTAGGTTTCGGTGGATTATTGTATGGGTTCAGTAGTGCTGGTACAAACGGATGGGGAAGTGAACAGGTGATTATCGCCATGCTCATCGGTAGTGTGACATTGTGCTGGTTCATCTTACGTCAGTTAAAACTCAAGCAGCCTGTGCTTCAATTTAGAGTGTTTCAATATAAGCTATTCACATTAACAACTGTGCTTGGGATGGTTGTCTTTATTGCCATGATCGGTGCTGCAACTGTTCTGCCGCTTCTTATGCAGAATATGCTTGGATTCACCGCATTTGAATCAGGATTAATGCTATTGCCAGGGGCTCTGATTATGGGCTTTATGAACCCGATTACTGGTAGGATATTCGATAAATTTGGAGCAAAGTGGCTTGCGATCATTGGTTTGATTATCGTAACGGTGACGACATTTATGTTCACAAATTTAACAGCAGAAACGACGTTCGCTTATTTAGCTATTGTGAATGCGATCAGAATGTTTGGGGTAGCGATGGTGATGATGCCAGTTACAACGGCAGGATTAAATCAGCTTCCTGCTCACCTCATTCCACACGGTACAGCTATGAACAATACAATGCGTCAAGTGTCCGGTGCTGTTGGAACCGCACTTCTCGTAACCGTCATGTCTCAGGCAGCGCAGCCGTCACGCGGTGTTGAAGGTCTTGTTCATGGCGTTAACGTTTCCTTTATCGTAGCGGGTATTTCAGCTATTATTGGACTTGTTTTAGCTTTGTTTATTCGAAAACCGAAAGCGACTAAAGAAGATTCAGTTCAGAAAAGCAAAGTGGCTACTGAAAATTAA
- a CDS encoding MerR family transcriptional regulator, with translation MMKRVKEVAELTGISVRTLHYYDEIGLLTPATTETGYRLYSKDDLEKLQQILFFRALDFSLKKIKTILEEPDFDRMEALNYQKEILHEKKQRLDKMITMIDKTIQNVKGERSMTDQERFAGFDFSQNPYEQEARERYGDEAINRSKQKINSLSKDEKNKLGHSFDSIYKRLADLRNGSPEAAEAQKAIHDWYEFLNGKVGYHYTLEAFEGLGQVYVDDERFTKNIDQYGEGLALFMRDAMKVYADRNK, from the coding sequence CTGATGAAACGAGTAAAAGAAGTAGCGGAATTAACTGGAATTAGCGTTCGAACCCTTCATTATTACGATGAAATCGGACTTTTAACACCAGCTACTACAGAAACTGGTTACCGTCTTTATTCGAAGGACGATCTTGAGAAGCTTCAGCAAATTCTCTTTTTTAGAGCACTTGATTTCTCACTGAAGAAAATCAAAACCATTCTAGAGGAACCTGATTTTGATCGAATGGAAGCGCTCAACTATCAAAAAGAAATTCTGCATGAAAAGAAACAACGTCTGGATAAGATGATCACCATGATTGATAAAACGATCCAAAATGTGAAAGGAGAAAGATCAATGACAGATCAAGAGAGATTTGCTGGTTTCGATTTTAGCCAGAACCCATATGAACAAGAGGCACGCGAGCGTTATGGAGATGAAGCCATCAATCGCTCTAAACAAAAGATCAACAGCTTATCAAAGGACGAAAAAAATAAGCTCGGTCACTCGTTTGATTCCATTTATAAAAGACTGGCTGATCTTAGAAATGGTTCACCGGAAGCAGCTGAAGCACAGAAAGCGATTCACGATTGGTATGAATTTCTCAATGGAAAGGTTGGCTATCACTATACACTTGAGGCATTTGAAGGACTTGGTCAGGTCTATGTAGACGATGAGCGTTTCACGAAGAACATTGATCAATATGGGGAAGGACTTGCGCTTTTTATGCGAGATGCCATGAAAGTGTATGCAGATCGAAACAAATAG
- a CDS encoding alpha/beta fold hydrolase: MQEKSMVLSDGRKLGYWKYGDPTGIPIMLFHGTPGSRIWFLEDDELAKAMGIYLISTDRPGYGLSTFQKNRTILDWAVDVEELATHIGLGHFSVLGVSGGGPFAAACAYALPERIQNTALVSSATPFKKGRAPKEMAKENRIAFFLSKYFPWLIKKANLAQKKMLESHPNKYRNAMLAGNHRHLSDWDRAFLKEEALVETGLYHAKEAYRQGVEGVIYETNLLSKDWGFEVSEIKGPLRLWHGENDTLSPVNEVRKLAKRAPLIEMTLIPNGGHFLTENEDLWAEMLLYLKNWNVNTTVLS; this comes from the coding sequence ATGCAGGAGAAGTCGATGGTTTTAAGTGATGGAAGGAAACTTGGCTATTGGAAGTATGGCGATCCTACTGGTATACCGATTATGCTTTTTCATGGAACACCAGGGTCACGCATCTGGTTTTTAGAAGATGATGAACTGGCTAAAGCGATGGGGATTTACTTAATTTCAACAGATCGACCGGGTTATGGGCTCTCCACTTTTCAAAAAAATAGAACGATCCTTGATTGGGCTGTTGATGTAGAAGAGCTCGCTACGCATATTGGTTTAGGTCATTTCTCTGTCCTCGGTGTTTCTGGAGGAGGTCCATTCGCTGCGGCATGCGCATATGCATTGCCCGAACGAATCCAAAATACAGCTCTTGTTTCTTCAGCTACACCATTTAAAAAAGGTAGGGCCCCAAAGGAAATGGCGAAAGAAAATCGGATTGCCTTTTTTTTATCAAAATATTTTCCATGGCTTATCAAGAAAGCGAATTTAGCTCAAAAGAAAATGCTTGAAAGCCATCCAAATAAGTATCGAAATGCTATGTTAGCTGGGAATCATCGTCATCTTTCTGATTGGGATCGTGCCTTTTTAAAAGAAGAAGCTCTTGTGGAAACAGGATTATATCACGCGAAGGAAGCTTATCGACAGGGTGTAGAAGGAGTCATCTATGAAACGAATCTCTTATCAAAAGATTGGGGGTTCGAGGTTAGCGAGATTAAAGGGCCGTTGAGATTATGGCATGGCGAGAATGATACGTTATCACCTGTAAATGAAGTTCGTAAACTAGCGAAACGAGCACCTTTAATAGAGATGACGCTCATTCCGAACGGAGGTCATTTTCTCACAGAGAATGAAGATCTATGGGCGGAAATGTTACTCTATTTAAAAAATTGGAATGTGAACACAACGGTTTTATCGTGA
- a CDS encoding maltose acetyltransferase domain-containing protein, which translates to MRSEKEKMIRGEYYRPEDEQLQKDRLHARKITRLFNQTIETDIEDRTRLLKGFLGSTKENLYIEPTFKCDYGYNIHVGENFFANFDCVFLDICEIRFGDNCMLAPDVHIYAATHPLDPTERNSGQEYGKPVFIGDNVWIGGGAIINPGVTIGNNAVIASGAVVVKDVPENVVVGGNPARVIKEIE; encoded by the coding sequence TTGAGGTCAGAAAAAGAAAAGATGATCAGGGGAGAATATTATCGACCAGAGGATGAGCAATTGCAGAAAGATCGTCTTCATGCACGCAAAATAACAAGGTTATTCAATCAAACCATTGAGACAGATATAGAAGATAGAACGCGGTTATTGAAGGGGTTCCTTGGTTCTACGAAAGAAAATCTCTATATTGAACCGACTTTTAAGTGTGATTATGGTTATAACATTCACGTAGGAGAGAATTTTTTTGCGAATTTCGACTGCGTGTTTCTCGATATTTGTGAAATACGCTTTGGTGACAATTGCATGCTAGCACCAGATGTCCATATTTATGCCGCAACCCATCCTCTAGATCCGACGGAACGCAATTCGGGTCAAGAATATGGAAAGCCGGTTTTCATTGGAGACAACGTATGGATCGGTGGAGGCGCGATCATTAATCCGGGTGTCACAATCGGAAATAATGCTGTCATTGCTTCAGGTGCTGTGGTTGTGAAAGATGTGCCGGAGAATGTCGTGGTTGGTGGGAATCCAGCGAGGGTAATCAAAGAAATCGAATAG
- a CDS encoding sensor histidine kinase — MAVREQLLDYLDHNLESYLIKWKQKIRISKTDIHRDKVEANGILMYRLVQQNIKEPIAHENIVTLAHKVAVERAEANVNIGDFIYNVNAGRSVLMKHITYSKVNVNDLQNTLDSINDLFDLFSYHAVTEYTKLKENELQEKISFIDETHQEKLSILGQMSSSFVHEFRNPLTAIIGFVKLLQREYPDMKYVEVIDHELQQLNFRIAQFLHVSKKEIDSGQEEWLEVKGLFDSIIAFIYPSIIDIDVRIVNEFPANLSVYGQQDKLRQVFLNILMNSLDALKAEGSPRQIRIAGEQAEGMLTIRITNNGPKISDKTLDRIFEPFYTTKELGTGIGLYVCQKIIQNHHGEINCHSSEEETTFTIHLPFVEKKDAIK; from the coding sequence ATGGCTGTTCGAGAGCAACTACTAGACTATCTCGATCATAATCTTGAAAGCTATCTTATCAAATGGAAACAAAAGATACGGATTTCTAAGACAGACATACACCGCGATAAAGTGGAAGCCAATGGTATTCTCATGTATCGTCTTGTTCAACAAAATATAAAAGAGCCAATTGCTCATGAGAACATTGTGACACTTGCGCACAAAGTAGCAGTTGAGCGAGCAGAAGCAAATGTAAACATAGGAGATTTTATTTATAACGTGAATGCTGGAAGAAGCGTTCTCATGAAGCATATAACGTATTCTAAAGTAAATGTGAATGATCTACAGAACACTCTTGACTCCATAAATGATTTATTTGATCTGTTTTCTTATCATGCCGTAACCGAGTATACAAAGCTGAAGGAAAACGAATTGCAGGAAAAGATTTCTTTTATAGATGAAACTCATCAAGAGAAGCTTTCCATTCTGGGCCAGATGTCTTCTAGTTTCGTTCATGAGTTCAGAAATCCCCTTACAGCCATTATAGGATTTGTGAAGCTTCTACAAAGAGAGTATCCCGATATGAAATATGTTGAAGTGATCGATCATGAGCTACAACAGCTAAACTTTCGCATTGCTCAATTTTTGCATGTCTCCAAAAAGGAGATTGATAGCGGACAGGAAGAGTGGCTGGAGGTTAAGGGTCTGTTTGACTCGATTATTGCCTTCATTTATCCAAGTATTATTGATATTGATGTGCGAATTGTTAATGAATTTCCAGCGAATCTTTCTGTATATGGACAGCAAGATAAACTACGACAAGTATTCTTGAATATTCTTATGAATTCGTTAGATGCTCTTAAAGCTGAAGGCTCTCCTCGCCAAATACGGATCGCGGGAGAACAAGCAGAAGGAATGTTAACCATTCGCATCACAAATAATGGACCAAAAATTTCAGATAAAACCCTGGATCGCATTTTTGAACCCTTTTATACGACAAAAGAACTTGGCACGGGCATCGGATTGTATGTGTGTCAAAAGATCATTCAGAATCACCACGGGGAAATTAACTGTCATTCTAGTGAAGAAGAAACGACATTCACAATTCACTTACCATTTGTTGAGAAAAAGGATGCGATAAAGTAA
- a CDS encoding DinB family protein, whose product MFRSLEDFVRTWERETAQTVKLMDHLTDESLSQQVAPDHFTLEKLGVHLSQAITYMMSSAGLDLQPKKERDSFKAEEISALYKETAEEFVSTLQEQWNDEKLTETTTFFGSETTYGTILLLLLQHQTHHRGQMTVLMRQAGLTVPGMVGPSREEWAAMKR is encoded by the coding sequence ATGTTTCGATCACTTGAAGATTTTGTACGAACATGGGAACGTGAGACGGCTCAAACTGTTAAACTAATGGATCATCTAACAGATGAATCTCTTTCACAGCAAGTTGCGCCAGATCATTTTACACTAGAAAAGCTAGGCGTTCACTTATCACAAGCGATTACTTATATGATGTCGAGTGCTGGGCTCGACCTTCAACCGAAGAAGGAACGTGATTCCTTTAAGGCAGAAGAAATCTCAGCTTTGTATAAAGAAACTGCTGAAGAGTTCGTGAGCACTCTTCAGGAGCAGTGGAATGATGAGAAGTTAACAGAAACAACCACATTCTTCGGTAGTGAGACAACTTACGGAACGATTCTTCTTCTCTTACTCCAACATCAGACGCATCATCGAGGACAAATGACAGTGCTTATGCGCCAGGCTGGTCTTACTGTACCAGGAATGGTCGGACCATCTCGTGAAGAATGGGCAGCCATGAAAAGGTAA
- a CDS encoding peroxiredoxin: MEHEEQQSYQRLNCAQTTDKAPLFRAQAFDPIQKEIKRISLEDYREKWVILFFYSSDFTFVUPTELAAVAAIYPELQAMNTVVLGISTDSVYAHKVFTEVSPAASKVNYLLVSDRNHKISRDYRVLNEDAGATYRGTIIINPKGVIVSKMVYPVEVGRNAYEILRLIQALQYNEKTGKSVQANWVPGQQGINRNANYIGRV; encoded by the coding sequence GTGGAGCATGAAGAGCAGCAATCTTATCAACGACTAAACTGCGCACAAACAACAGACAAGGCGCCTTTATTTCGAGCTCAGGCCTTTGATCCGATTCAAAAAGAAATAAAGAGAATCAGCTTAGAGGATTACCGGGAAAAGTGGGTCATTCTTTTTTTCTATTCTAGCGACTTTACCTTTGTCTGACCGACAGAATTAGCAGCGGTCGCTGCTATTTATCCTGAGCTTCAGGCTATGAATACGGTAGTCTTAGGGATTAGTACAGATAGCGTTTACGCACATAAGGTATTCACAGAAGTTTCCCCGGCTGCATCTAAAGTGAATTATCTGCTTGTGAGTGATCGAAATCATAAAATCAGTCGAGATTATCGTGTATTAAATGAAGATGCGGGTGCTACCTATCGAGGAACGATTATTATTAACCCAAAAGGTGTGATCGTCTCAAAAATGGTTTATCCTGTTGAGGTAGGAAGAAATGCCTATGAGATTCTAAGATTAATTCAGGCACTTCAATATAATGAGAAGACAGGAAAAAGTGTTCAAGCCAATTGGGTACCTGGTCAGCAAGGGATCAATCGGAACGCAAATTATATAGGAAGAGTATAA
- a CDS encoding class I SAM-dependent methyltransferase, protein MYEKRRKKTTIDTKFRKKLLAKASGDVLELSVGTGTNFPLYPNIHSLTAVDFSEEMVRYAREAAKETQYPCTIVEEDVEMVDFKENTFDTVVSTLSMCSYPHPNVVLEQMAKWCKPGGQVLLFEHGISSNRIVSHLQKKLDPVLSEKIGCHLDRNIVQLLENSSLRVTAVESHFLGIFHLVFATIE, encoded by the coding sequence ATGTATGAGAAGAGAAGAAAGAAAACAACTATAGATACAAAATTCCGAAAGAAACTTTTAGCAAAAGCGAGTGGTGATGTTTTGGAATTATCGGTGGGAACAGGAACGAATTTTCCACTATACCCTAACATTCATTCACTAACAGCAGTTGATTTTAGTGAAGAGATGGTTCGCTATGCAAGAGAGGCTGCAAAAGAAACGCAGTATCCCTGTACGATCGTCGAGGAAGATGTAGAAATGGTTGATTTCAAAGAAAATACCTTTGATACGGTCGTCTCTACCTTATCTATGTGCTCCTATCCTCATCCCAACGTTGTATTGGAGCAAATGGCGAAGTGGTGTAAACCAGGTGGACAAGTATTACTGTTTGAACACGGAATAAGTTCCAATCGCATAGTTTCACACCTTCAAAAGAAGTTAGATCCAGTATTATCAGAAAAAATCGGATGTCACCTTGATCGGAATATAGTCCAACTCTTAGAGAATTCTAGTCTTCGCGTGACTGCAGTGGAAAGCCATTTCTTAGGTATATTTCATCTCGTTTTTGCAACAATAGAATGA